The segment TGGATGTACTCCGGGCCCGGGAACATGGTTTTTATGTGATTGTGGATATCAAAGTGGCGGTGGATCCTCAATTGACCGTGGAGGAAGGACACCACGTGGGAAAAGAGGTGAAGCGGCAATTATTGGACCGATTTGACCATGTGGCCGATGTGATGGTCCATATCAACCCCTATCACATATAGAATAAAAACTTCGCTGCCGTTGGCGGGTACCGATGTTCAGGTGTGCTATAATGAAAAACGGCAAGCGAGGTGAGCGCTTCATGCTACAATCCAAGACCCGTTGGCAACTGGTTGAGGCCGAGGAGTCTCAGGTGCGGGAACTGGCCGGGGAATTGGGAATTCACCCTTTGACTGCCCGCCTCCTGATCCACCGGGGGGTATCCGATCCGGAACAAGCCCGCCGGTTTTTGCAGGTGAGTCTGTCTGAACTTTACAGTCCTTTTTTGATGGACGGAATCGAGGAGGCGGTGGATCGGATCCGCGCCGCCTTGGACCGACGGGAGAAGATCTTGATTTACGGAGATTATGATGCGGACGGCGTCAGCAGTACCAGCCTGTTGATGAAGGTGTTCCGGGGCCTGGATGCCGACGTGGACTATTACATACCCAACCGTTTCACTGAAGGATACGGATTGAACGAAAACGCTCTGCGAAAGGCAAAAGAGGCCGGTGTGCAGTTGATGATTTCTGTCGATACCGGGATCAGTGCCGTCAAGGAAGCAAAGTTCGCCAGGGAGTTGGGTCTGGACCTGATCATCACCGATCATCATGAACCGCCGGCAGTTCTGCCTGAGGGGGTGGCGGTGATCAATCCGAAAAAGCCGGATTGTTCCTATCCCTGTAAGCTGTTGGCGGGGGTGGGGGTGGCGTTCAAACTGGCCCATGCCTTGTTGGGACGTGTACCGGAAGAGTTGCTGGATCTGGTTGCCCTGGGCACGATTGCCGACTTGGTTCCCCTGATGGACGAAAACCGGGTCATCGCCGCCCTGGGATTGAAAGAGATCAACCGGAGACGCAATCCCGGTCTTTCCGCCTTGATGGATGTGGCGGGGATCCAAGGAGAAGTAACGGCGGGGCATGTCGGTTTTTCCCTCGGCCCCCGCATCAATGCCGGGGGACGGTTGGATACCGCGGCAACCGCCGTGGAACTGCTGTTGACGGAGGATCCGGAACAGGCCCGTGTCCTGGCGGAAGAATTGGACGGGATGAACCGGGAACGGCAGAAATTGGTGGAGGAGATCGCCGCTGAAGCATGTGCCCAAGTGGAATCAGCTCCCGAGAAGCACCGCCGCTTCATCGTGGTGGCTGCACCGGGCTGGAATGTCGGGGTGATCGGAATTGTTGCCTCCCGCTTGGTGGAAAAATACTACCGACCCACCATTGTGCTGGGAATTGATGAAGAGACAGGCATGGCCAAAGGATCTGCCCGCAGCATCGTCGGCTTGGATCTGTACCGGGCGTTGACGACCTGTGGGGATCTTTTGCCCCAGTTCGGCGGACATGAGATGGCGGCGGGAATGTCGCTTCCCCGGGAAAATATTGAGGAGTTCCATCGCCGGCTGGATCAAATCGCCGGGGAGTGGCTGCGGGAGGAGGATTATATTCCCCTCTCCCGGGTGGAGGCGGAACTCTCGATTGGAGAGGTGAACCTGGATCTGATCG is part of the Kroppenstedtia eburnea genome and harbors:
- the recJ gene encoding single-stranded-DNA-specific exonuclease RecJ; the protein is MLQSKTRWQLVEAEESQVRELAGELGIHPLTARLLIHRGVSDPEQARRFLQVSLSELYSPFLMDGIEEAVDRIRAALDRREKILIYGDYDADGVSSTSLLMKVFRGLDADVDYYIPNRFTEGYGLNENALRKAKEAGVQLMISVDTGISAVKEAKFARELGLDLIITDHHEPPAVLPEGVAVINPKKPDCSYPCKLLAGVGVAFKLAHALLGRVPEELLDLVALGTIADLVPLMDENRVIAALGLKEINRRRNPGLSALMDVAGIQGEVTAGHVGFSLGPRINAGGRLDTAATAVELLLTEDPEQARVLAEELDGMNRERQKLVEEIAAEACAQVESAPEKHRRFIVVAAPGWNVGVIGIVASRLVEKYYRPTIVLGIDEETGMAKGSARSIVGLDLYRALTTCGDLLPQFGGHEMAAGMSLPRENIEEFHRRLDQIAGEWLREEDYIPLSRVEAELSIGEVNLDLIEELERLEPCGMGNPTPQFQLRGAGLSRLQVMGREKNHLKMVLEVEGDSLEAVGFRMGELAAEIAPSARPELLGELSINEWNHRRSPQFLIRDIRVPHLQVFDWRSNGDLSDRFRRLAEGGAPLFMIRQSTARKEWVTELMVQALTWEEISLGKKQPPTETRQLVLADLPPEVSLLEELLRSFSGLERLYFAFGDTELEGSLTRTPDREQFKVLYASLMRRKHFRLPSELNGLSRMTGLSGRWIGFMLKVFGELGFVRVSGDQLEVIPQPAKRPLTQSRLYREQLERERVQNAFVYSSYRDLCQWVASVLSTDRK